From Streptomyces sp. TLI_105, the proteins below share one genomic window:
- a CDS encoding IS5 family transposase (programmed frameshift), producing MVRRHELSDAEWAVLSRFLPSSGTAGRPRADDRLVLNGIVWKLRTGSAWRDVPERYGSWQTLYTRFRRWALDGTFSRVLRQVQAEKDTAGDLDWLVSVDSTIVRAHQHATGGKRGHENGDEAGDHALGRSRGGLSTKLHLACDGRGRPLGFVLSGGNANDCTRFEAVLESIRVPRNGPGRPRTRPDHVIADKGYSSRKIRRYLQRRGITHTIPERVDQALGRLNRGSHGGRPPAFDRRIYRLRNVVERCFNRLKQWRGLATRYDKTRESYQAAVTIASILLWI from the exons ATGGTGCGTCGTCATGAGCTCTCGGATGCCGAGTGGGCTGTGCTGTCACGGTTCCTGCCGAGTTCGGGGACCGCGGGCCGGCCCCGCGCGGACGACCGGTTGGTGCTGAACGGGATCGTGTGGAAGCTACGGACCGGCTCGGCCTGGCGGGACGTGCCCGAGCGGTACGGCTCCTGGCAGACCCTGTACACCCGGTTCCGCAGGTGGGCCCTGGACGGCACGTTCTCCCGGGTACTGCGGCAGGTCCAGGCGGAGAAGGACACGGCCGGGGACCTCGACTGGCTGGTCTCGGTCGACTCCACGATCGTGCGGGCCCACCAGCACGCCACCGGCGGCAAAAGGGGGCACGAGA ACGGGGACGAAGCGGGTGATCACGCCCTCGGCCGATCCCGTGGCGGACTGAGCACCAAGCTCCACCTGGCCTGCGACGGGCGAGGGCGCCCGCTCGGCTTCGTCCTCTCGGGCGGCAACGCGAACGACTGCACCCGGTTCGAAGCCGTCCTGGAGTCGATCCGCGTTCCCCGCAACGGGCCGGGCCGTCCGCGCACCCGGCCCGACCACGTCATCGCCGACAAGGGCTACAGCTCCCGGAAGATCCGCCGCTACCTGCAACGACGCGGCATCACCCACACGATCCCCGAACGCGTCGACCAGGCCCTCGGGCGCCTCAACCGGGGCTCGCACGGCGGCCGGCCACCCGCTTTCGACCGGCGGATCTACCGCCTCCGCAACGTAGTCGAACGCTGCTTCAACCGGTTGAAGCAATGGCGCGGCTTGGCCACCCGCTACGACAAAACCCGCGAGTCCTACCAGGCTGCCGTCACCATCGCCTCAATCCTGCTCTGGATCTGA
- a CDS encoding winged helix-turn-helix transcriptional regulator has product MRSVPERDAACAIAQAAAVVGDWWSLLLIRETARGHHRFDALQEELGISRKVLTERLAHLVETGVLKKVPYQDRPVRHEYQLTESGRGLLPVLLSMQDWADRWVLGDGSLSGTADEASAEARRVAGLAGERLPVLELPGHRDGAPVDPVADGVATVLFCYPATGNPGPLPEGWSGIPGAIGCTLENRLFRDAYEDFRAEGAEVRGVSTQRTDEQRVFAVEEGLPFTLLSDVDLRLAAALRLPTFRAGQVLRLKRAVLVLDRDRVVRHARFPVTDIPAAMSEALTEVRRLAAED; this is encoded by the coding sequence ATGAGGTCGGTTCCCGAGCGGGACGCGGCCTGCGCGATCGCGCAGGCCGCGGCGGTGGTCGGCGACTGGTGGAGCCTGCTCCTGATCCGGGAAACCGCCCGAGGGCACCACAGGTTCGACGCACTCCAGGAGGAGCTGGGCATCTCCCGGAAAGTGCTCACCGAGCGCCTGGCGCACCTGGTGGAGACGGGGGTGCTGAAGAAGGTCCCGTATCAGGACAGGCCGGTGCGGCACGAGTACCAGCTGACGGAGAGCGGCCGGGGGCTGCTGCCGGTCCTGCTGTCGATGCAGGACTGGGCGGACCGCTGGGTCCTCGGCGACGGCTCGCTCAGCGGCACCGCCGACGAGGCGAGTGCGGAGGCACGGCGCGTCGCGGGCCTGGCGGGCGAGCGGCTGCCGGTCCTGGAGCTGCCAGGTCATCGGGACGGCGCGCCGGTGGACCCGGTGGCCGACGGCGTGGCCACAGTCCTGTTCTGCTATCCGGCGACCGGGAACCCCGGTCCCCTACCGGAGGGCTGGTCGGGCATCCCCGGCGCCATCGGCTGCACACTGGAGAACCGGCTCTTCCGGGACGCGTACGAGGACTTCCGCGCGGAGGGCGCGGAAGTGCGCGGCGTCAGCACCCAACGCACGGATGAACAGCGGGTGTTCGCGGTCGAAGAGGGCCTGCCTTTCACTCTCCTCTCGGACGTCGACCTGCGCCTCGCCGCCGCCCTGCGACTGCCCACCTTCCGCGCCGGACAGGTGCTGCGGCTGAAACGGGCCGTGCTGGTGCTGGACCGTGACCGCGTCGTACGGCACGCGCGCTTCCCGGTGACGGACATCCCGGCAGCGATGAGCGAGGCGCTGACGGAGGTACGGCGCCTGGCGGCGGAGGACTGA
- a CDS encoding MFS transporter — MSGTRAIPKHDRRGDQESFPPGAFWRFWAAATVSGAGTAVTALALPLVALTVLDATAFELAALAAAGQVSWLLLSLPAGVVAQRVPLRRLQVALDLVRFAALGSLPLAWWLGTLTYPHLLFAALVTGAATVLFDIGNSTFLPAVVPARQLAARNSVMSGTHAVTDTGGPSLGGVLIGLTGPVGALVVDAASYLASAVLLRTLPESRPAPRTGESVLRLIREGLRYVIKHPVMRPCMIWATAANFLNAALVALTPLYLVREAGLDSVQLGLVLAMDGVGALAGAAVAVRVTTRLGTAWGVIAADLAGGTLLLLAPLTTSAGDAYWFALGNAGFAFGTVIGSITTRTYRQTQSPPELLSRVMATVRFVSWGALPLGALTAGLLATYTGAHTALWTVCAAALLPPLYLFSTKVGRHRDLA; from the coding sequence ATGAGCGGGACACGAGCGATCCCGAAGCACGACCGACGCGGCGACCAGGAGAGCTTCCCGCCAGGCGCCTTCTGGCGCTTCTGGGCCGCCGCCACCGTCAGCGGCGCGGGCACCGCCGTCACGGCCCTCGCCCTGCCGCTCGTCGCCCTCACCGTCCTCGACGCCACCGCATTCGAGCTCGCCGCGCTCGCTGCCGCCGGGCAGGTCTCATGGCTGCTGCTCAGCCTCCCGGCGGGCGTCGTCGCGCAGCGCGTACCGCTGCGTCGCCTCCAGGTCGCGCTCGACCTCGTACGCTTCGCGGCGCTCGGATCGCTGCCGCTCGCCTGGTGGCTCGGCACGCTCACGTACCCGCACCTGCTGTTCGCGGCGCTCGTCACCGGCGCGGCGACCGTGCTGTTCGACATCGGCAACTCGACCTTCCTGCCCGCCGTCGTCCCGGCCCGGCAGCTGGCCGCCCGCAACAGCGTCATGTCGGGCACGCACGCCGTCACCGATACCGGCGGCCCCTCCCTCGGCGGCGTTTTGATCGGCCTCACCGGCCCGGTCGGCGCGCTCGTCGTGGACGCTGCCAGCTACCTGGCCTCCGCCGTGCTCCTGCGTACCCTCCCCGAGAGCCGCCCCGCGCCCCGCACCGGCGAGAGCGTGCTGCGGCTGATACGTGAGGGCTTGCGGTACGTCATCAAGCACCCCGTCATGCGGCCGTGCATGATCTGGGCCACCGCCGCCAACTTCCTCAACGCGGCCCTCGTCGCCCTCACCCCCCTCTACCTGGTCCGCGAGGCCGGCCTCGACTCCGTACAGCTCGGTCTCGTCCTGGCCATGGACGGGGTCGGCGCCCTCGCCGGCGCCGCCGTCGCAGTCCGCGTGACCACGCGCCTCGGCACCGCGTGGGGCGTCATCGCGGCCGACCTGGCCGGCGGCACGCTGCTCCTGCTCGCCCCGCTGACCACGTCGGCAGGGGACGCGTACTGGTTCGCCCTGGGCAACGCCGGCTTCGCCTTCGGCACCGTCATCGGCTCGATCACCACCCGCACCTACCGGCAGACCCAGTCGCCGCCGGAGCTACTGTCCCGCGTGATGGCCACGGTCCGCTTCGTCTCCTGGGGCGCGCTGCCGCTCGGCGCACTCACCGCCGGCCTCCTCGCCACGTACACCGGCGCTCACACCGCCCTCTGGACCGTCTGCGCCGCCGCCCTCCTGCCCCCGCTCTACCTCTTCTCCACCAAAGTGGGCCGCCACCGCGACCTCGCCTGA
- a CDS encoding erythromycin esterase family protein: MNTHKVLLAALLVPLGATLAVAPAASAATPPAPASAHAAVAAGPEEVVAAAFRSPEAALGRVAHPLRTTEPRGGLADLRPFGRMVGDARVVGLGEATHSSHEFLTVKHRILRYLVEEKGFRAFALEAPWSTGLRLDAYLLRGEGDLKQIMDEEFQGTYRWWNNAEYRDLLQWIRAYNVQHPNDPVRFVGDDGGFAGAELYDKVSAYAAVARPDLTPRLAELYRGLRPATDAETYVNDYLSKPMAERKELAERTGRAVALLKQRPGTGADADAHAWAVQHATAIHQMTTLFAFDWDDPQSVPDLMLYRDRIMAENVAWWQQQTGDKIVLAAHNGHIALKTYIPGAYPKVQGDFLREQLGGGYLSVGLTFDHGSFNAFGPDGGVHRFTVGPAAPGTAEHTLDRVRYRDFVVDLRNTPAAARAWLAVPRTVKNIGATYPGIADAPQIRLSESYDVVIHLQRVEAAYMLK; the protein is encoded by the coding sequence ATGAACACGCACAAGGTCCTGCTCGCCGCCCTGCTCGTCCCGCTCGGTGCCACCCTGGCCGTCGCCCCGGCCGCCTCCGCCGCCACCCCACCTGCCCCGGCCTCTGCCCATGCCGCCGTGGCCGCCGGCCCGGAGGAGGTCGTGGCCGCCGCGTTCCGCTCTCCCGAGGCGGCCCTGGGCCGGGTGGCCCATCCGCTGCGCACCACCGAGCCCCGTGGCGGTCTGGCCGACCTGCGCCCGTTCGGCCGGATGGTCGGTGACGCCCGGGTGGTGGGCCTGGGCGAGGCCACCCACAGCTCGCACGAGTTCCTCACCGTCAAGCACCGCATCTTGCGGTACCTGGTGGAGGAGAAGGGCTTCCGGGCCTTTGCCCTCGAAGCGCCGTGGAGCACCGGACTGCGGCTCGATGCCTACCTGCTGCGTGGCGAGGGCGACTTGAAGCAGATCATGGACGAGGAGTTCCAGGGTACTTACCGGTGGTGGAACAACGCCGAGTACCGCGATCTGCTCCAGTGGATCCGCGCGTACAACGTCCAGCACCCCAACGACCCGGTCCGCTTCGTCGGCGATGACGGCGGCTTCGCCGGCGCGGAGCTGTACGACAAGGTGAGCGCCTACGCGGCCGTGGCCCGCCCCGACCTCACCCCGCGGCTCGCCGAGCTGTACCGGGGTCTGCGGCCCGCCACCGACGCCGAGACGTACGTCAACGACTACCTGTCGAAGCCGATGGCCGAACGCAAGGAGCTCGCCGAGCGGACCGGCCGGGCGGTGGCCCTGCTCAAGCAGCGGCCCGGCACGGGCGCCGACGCCGACGCGCACGCCTGGGCCGTCCAGCACGCCACCGCGATCCATCAGATGACCACGCTGTTCGCCTTCGACTGGGACGACCCCCAGAGCGTCCCTGACCTCATGCTCTACCGTGACCGGATCATGGCGGAGAACGTCGCCTGGTGGCAGCAGCAAACCGGTGACAAGATCGTGCTCGCCGCCCACAACGGCCACATCGCCCTCAAGACCTACATCCCCGGCGCCTACCCGAAGGTCCAGGGCGACTTCCTCCGCGAGCAGCTGGGCGGCGGCTACCTCAGTGTCGGCCTTACCTTCGACCACGGCTCGTTCAACGCCTTCGGCCCAGACGGCGGCGTCCACCGCTTCACCGTCGGCCCGGCCGCGCCCGGCACCGCCGAGCACACCCTGGACCGGGTACGGTACCGCGACTTCGTGGTGGACCTGCGTAACACTCCGGCGGCGGCCCGCGCCTGGCTCGCCGTGCCGCGCACCGTCAAGAACATCGGCGCCACCTACCCCGGGATCGCGGACGCTCCGCAGATCCGGCTCTCGGAGTCGTACGACGTCGTGATCCACCTCCAGCGGGTGGAGGCGGCCTACATGCTCAAGTAG